The following proteins are co-located in the Telopea speciosissima isolate NSW1024214 ecotype Mountain lineage chromosome 9, Tspe_v1, whole genome shotgun sequence genome:
- the LOC122638857 gene encoding probable methyltransferase At1g29790 has product MKSELHLTIAQLMNIANSSTSALSLPFDIQAGTRTSASRMKLHNITVLSTTMNLGATNSKVSALRGLFPLHVPLQQHLPVFDGFFDIVRCGHAVKCCIPITTMEFLFYDVHRVLRPGGYFWLNHFFIKEVDLEKTYFQVQL; this is encoded by the coding sequence ATGAAATCGGAGCTTCATCTCACGATCGCCCAATTAATGAACATTGCAAACAGTTCTACCAGTGCTCTTAGCCTACCATTTGATATTCAAGCTGGAACTAGGACCTCTGCAAGTAGAATGAAACTCCACAATATTACTGTTTTATCTACTACCATGAACCTTGGTGCTACAAATAGTAAGGTCAGTGCATTGCGGGGGCTTTTCCCACTGCACGTCCCATTGCAGCAGCATCTTCCTGTCTTTGATGGGTTCTTCGATATTGTCCGATGTGGCCATGCTGTTAAATGTTGCATCCCTATTACAACAATGGAATTCTTATTCTATGACGTTCATAGGGTGTTAAGGCCTGGAGGGTACTTCTGGTTGAATCATTTCTTCATTAAAGAAGTTGATCTTGAAAAGACTTACTTTCAAGTTCAGTTATAA